A section of the Streptomyces sp. SCL15-4 genome encodes:
- a CDS encoding LLM class flavin-dependent oxidoreductase gives MQFGIFSVGDVTTDPTTGRTPTEAERIKAMVAIALKAEEVGLDVFATGEHHNPPFVPSSPTTMLGYIAARTEKLILSTSTTLITTNDPVKIAEDFAMLQHLAGGRVDLMTGRGNTGPVYPWFGKDIRDGIDLTIENYALLRRLWREDVVDWEGKHRTPLQGFTSTPRPLDGVPPFVWHGSIRSPEIAEQAAFYGDGFFHNNIFWPADHTRRMVELYRERYAHYGHGTAEQAVVGLGGQVFMRKNSQDAVREFRPYFDNAPVYGHGPSLEDFTEQTPLTVGSPQQVIDKTLSFREYAGDYQRQLFLMDHAGLPLKTVLEQLDLLGGEVVPVLREEFARNRPANVPDAPTHQSLTAAARKEATA, from the coding sequence ATGCAGTTCGGGATCTTCAGTGTCGGGGACGTGACCACCGACCCGACCACCGGGCGGACGCCGACCGAGGCCGAGCGGATCAAGGCCATGGTCGCCATCGCGTTGAAGGCCGAGGAGGTCGGGCTGGACGTGTTCGCGACCGGTGAGCACCACAACCCGCCGTTCGTGCCGTCCTCGCCGACCACGATGCTCGGCTACATAGCCGCCCGCACCGAGAAGCTGATCCTGTCCACCTCCACCACGCTGATCACCACCAACGACCCGGTGAAGATCGCGGAGGACTTCGCGATGCTCCAGCACCTGGCCGGCGGCCGGGTGGACCTGATGACGGGCCGCGGCAACACCGGGCCGGTGTACCCGTGGTTCGGCAAGGACATCCGCGACGGCATCGACCTGACCATCGAGAACTACGCGCTGCTGCGCCGGCTGTGGCGCGAGGACGTCGTCGACTGGGAGGGAAAGCACCGCACGCCGTTGCAGGGATTCACGTCCACGCCGCGACCGCTGGACGGCGTGCCGCCGTTCGTCTGGCACGGCTCCATCCGCTCCCCGGAGATCGCCGAACAGGCCGCGTTCTACGGCGACGGCTTCTTCCACAACAACATCTTCTGGCCCGCCGACCACACCCGGCGGATGGTGGAGCTGTACCGGGAGCGCTACGCCCACTACGGGCACGGCACCGCGGAACAGGCCGTCGTCGGCCTCGGCGGCCAGGTGTTCATGCGGAAGAACTCCCAGGACGCGGTACGGGAGTTCCGGCCGTACTTCGACAACGCGCCGGTCTACGGACACGGACCGTCGCTGGAGGACTTCACCGAGCAGACCCCGCTGACCGTGGGCTCCCCGCAGCAGGTCATCGACAAGACGCTCTCCTTCCGCGAGTACGCGGGCGACTACCAGCGCCAGCTGTTCCTGATGGACCACGCGGGACTGCCGCTGAAGACCGTGCTGGAACAGCTCGACCTGCTCGGCGGGGAAGTCGTCCCCGTCCTGCGCGAGGAGTTCGCCAGGAACCGCCCGGCAAACGTGCCGGACGCCCCCACCCACCAGTCGCTGACCGCCGCCGCGCGGAAGGAGGCCACCGCATGA
- a CDS encoding YnfA family protein: MPILRSAALFAVAALFEIGGAWLVWQGVREHRGPLWIAGGVLALGAYGFVATFQPDAHFGRILAAYGGIFVAGSILWGVVADGYRPDRWDIAGALVCLAGMTIIMWAPRNGG; the protein is encoded by the coding sequence ATGCCGATCCTCCGCTCCGCCGCCCTGTTCGCCGTCGCCGCGCTGTTCGAGATCGGCGGCGCCTGGCTGGTCTGGCAGGGCGTACGGGAGCACCGGGGCCCGCTGTGGATCGCCGGCGGCGTCCTCGCCCTCGGCGCGTACGGCTTCGTCGCCACCTTCCAGCCCGACGCCCACTTCGGCCGCATCCTCGCCGCCTACGGCGGGATCTTCGTGGCCGGCTCGATCCTGTGGGGCGTCGTCGCGGACGGCTACCGGCCCGACCGCTGGGACATCGCCGGCGCGCTGGTCTGCCTGGCCGGGATGACGATCATCATGTGGGCACCCCGGAACGGCGGCTGA
- a CDS encoding SDR family NAD(P)-dependent oxidoreductase, producing MATAAPPAASRIAVVTGASSGIGAATARRLAAAGYRVVLTARRKDRIEALAEELTAAGHSAVAYQLDVTDRSAVDEFASAFKTIGVLVNNAGGALGADPVATGDPAHWRSMYETNVIGTLNVTQALLPKLEASGDGVVVVVSSTAGHGTYEGGAGYVAAKHGAHVLAETLRLEIVGRPVRVVEIAPGMVRTEEFALTRFGGDADKAAKVYEGVAEPLTADDVAETIAWAVTRPSHVNIDLLVVRPRAQASNTKVHREP from the coding sequence ATGGCCACCGCCGCCCCGCCCGCCGCCTCCCGCATCGCCGTCGTCACCGGCGCGAGCAGTGGCATCGGCGCCGCCACGGCACGAAGGCTCGCCGCGGCCGGTTACCGCGTCGTCCTCACCGCCCGCCGCAAGGACCGCATCGAGGCCCTCGCCGAGGAGCTGACCGCGGCCGGGCACTCGGCGGTGGCCTACCAGCTCGACGTGACCGACCGCTCGGCCGTGGACGAGTTCGCCTCCGCCTTCAAGACGATCGGCGTCCTGGTCAACAACGCGGGCGGCGCCCTCGGCGCGGACCCGGTGGCCACCGGCGACCCGGCCCACTGGCGCTCGATGTACGAGACGAACGTGATCGGCACGCTGAACGTGACCCAGGCGCTGCTGCCGAAGCTGGAGGCGAGCGGTGACGGCGTGGTCGTGGTCGTCTCCTCCACCGCCGGCCACGGCACCTACGAGGGCGGCGCCGGTTACGTCGCCGCCAAGCACGGCGCCCATGTGCTCGCCGAGACCCTCCGCCTGGAGATCGTCGGCCGGCCGGTCCGGGTCGTGGAGATCGCGCCCGGCATGGTCCGCACGGAGGAGTTCGCGCTGACCCGCTTCGGCGGCGACGCGGACAAGGCAGCCAAGGTGTACGAGGGCGTCGCCGAGCCCCTCACCGCCGACGACGTGGCCGAGACGATCGCCTGGGCGGTGACCCGCCCCAGCCACGTCAACATCGACCTGCTGGTCGTGCGCCCGCGCGCCCAGGCCTCCAACACCAAGGTGCACCGCGAACCGTGA